The following proteins are encoded in a genomic region of Arvicanthis niloticus isolate mArvNil1 chromosome 21, mArvNil1.pat.X, whole genome shotgun sequence:
- the LOC117693689 gene encoding cathelicidin antimicrobial peptide-like, giving the protein MQQIPEQCAFKEQGVVKQCIGTVTLNPASDSFDISCNGPGIQPFRFKKVSRLAGLLRKGGEKIGEKLKKIGQKIKDFFFQKLAPETEQ; this is encoded by the exons ATGCAGCAGATACCTGAGCAATGTGCCTTCAAGGAACAGGGG GTGGTGAAGCAGTGTATAGGGACAGTCACCCTGAACCCGGCCTCAGATTCTTTTGACATCAGCTGTAATGGG CCTGGTATACAGCCCTTTCGGTTCAAGAAAGTTTCACGGCTGGCTGGACTCCTCcggaaaggtggggagaagattGGTGAAAAGCTTAAGAAAATTGGCCAGaaaattaaggattttttttttcagaaacttgcACCTGAGACAGAGCAGTAG